In one window of Anaerolineae bacterium DNA:
- a CDS encoding LysM peptidoglycan-binding domain-containing protein, whose product MLATRCGHRDLDVIDEILRINGLRSAESLQLGQVILIPWPTPTPGPTAEAPSSDSGSESSLDLTAFGGARDAGAFTPISEVIPTATLQPGVMWYTVQPRETIIEIALKFDANVEILSQLNPEVTFSQCDFGEDFGGASCIVQLYEGQRLRVPAPTPTPTLSPTPSGSETPTPTPTPTFNAPALYSPGDRYLFRANEIVTLRWTASGMLGPGDLYLVTVTDDTLKTTYTLSSRETMVILPDEWRPADGQRHQFTWKVAVGPADSRGGLASVTFSTPTRQFFWDSP is encoded by the coding sequence ATGCTGGCGACTCGTTGCGGACATCGTGACCTGGATGTCATCGACGAAATCCTGCGGATTAACGGCCTGCGATCCGCTGAGAGTCTGCAACTCGGTCAGGTTATTCTCATCCCCTGGCCGACACCCACACCCGGTCCGACAGCTGAGGCTCCGTCTTCAGACTCCGGGAGTGAAAGCAGTCTTGATCTGACGGCATTCGGTGGCGCCAGGGATGCCGGAGCATTTACTCCGATCAGCGAAGTCATCCCGACAGCAACACTTCAACCCGGGGTGATGTGGTACACCGTGCAGCCACGGGAGACGATCATTGAGATCGCCCTGAAATTCGATGCCAATGTGGAGATTCTCTCCCAGCTTAACCCCGAGGTGACGTTCTCGCAGTGCGACTTTGGCGAGGACTTTGGCGGGGCCAGTTGCATTGTGCAACTCTACGAGGGGCAACGGCTGCGTGTGCCTGCGCCAACGCCAACCCCAACACTATCCCCGACGCCTTCTGGCAGCGAGACCCCGACTCCAACGCCAACACCGACATTCAACGCACCGGCCCTGTACTCCCCCGGGGATCGCTATCTGTTTCGCGCCAACGAAATCGTGACCCTGCGCTGGACTGCATCCGGTATGCTTGGCCCGGGAGACCTGTATCTGGTCACAGTAACTGATGATACGCTAAAAACCACCTATACCCTGTCATCCCGTGAAACAATGGTTATCCTACCGGATGAATGGCGACCTGCGGATGGGCAGCGGCATCAGTTCACCTGGAAGGTCGCCGTGGGGCCTGCTGACAGCCGTGGCGGACTGGCTTCCGTTACTTTCAGTACGCCAACCCGCCAGTTCTTCTGGGATAGCCCATAA
- a CDS encoding DUF218 domain-containing protein, protein MVWPVAVAVVLALAPLLLRSLVLARYAPRIAEGPPPGGGYRTAIVFGAAVRQGQPTAVLRDRLDTAIQLYQLGQVDRLVMSGDGRTADYNEPQTMARYAQAHGVPPEAIIVDHQGLRTYETCYRARFVFGLDRVVLITQNFHLPRALFTCDLLGIDAVGVSADRRAYSNARWYDLRELLALPVAAWDGILHRIADRVSG, encoded by the coding sequence ATGGTTTGGCCTGTCGCTGTAGCTGTTGTTTTAGCTCTGGCGCCGCTGTTGTTACGCAGCCTGGTGCTGGCACGGTATGCGCCGCGAATCGCCGAGGGACCGCCGCCCGGAGGTGGCTACCGGACCGCGATTGTGTTTGGCGCGGCGGTGCGCCAGGGACAGCCCACAGCAGTGCTGCGCGATCGCCTCGATACAGCCATTCAACTTTATCAGCTTGGCCAGGTCGATCGTCTGGTTATGTCCGGGGATGGCCGCACGGCTGATTATAACGAGCCTCAGACGATGGCCCGTTACGCTCAGGCGCATGGTGTGCCACCAGAAGCCATCATCGTTGATCATCAGGGATTGCGTACTTATGAAACCTGTTATCGGGCCAGATTCGTATTCGGGTTGGACAGGGTTGTCCTGATCACCCAGAACTTTCACCTGCCACGTGCCCTGTTCACATGCGATCTGCTGGGCATTGATGCAGTAGGTGTGTCGGCAGATCGGCGAGCGTATAGCAACGCTCGCTGGTACGATCTGCGCGAACTGCTGGCGTTGCCGGTCGCCGCCTGGGATGGCATTCTGCATCGAATCGCCGACAGAGTCAGTGGTTGA
- a CDS encoding LysM peptidoglycan-binding domain-containing protein produces the protein MRTSRTSLLAVLGCALLLAGCNFALAVETPPVPTVSPTATEQVVPLVTATATATPPPIAQITPASTPTPVTPSATPTITDTPGPYEHVIQPNDQLIAVVQQYGHFSLDVLSVVVTMNPNVPNPDRLPPPGSVILIPRPTASPTPPGGELTATVIARNPPSATPPLLTMIHTVQEGQTIIGIALQYNTTMAILAELNPQLFWFGCDFTIASGGENCNPQLSIGQELVVPMPTPTPTLSPTPSGFETPTPTPTPGPVRLLWPAAGSIIAGGPLTLRWVSVGVLQPDELYQVTVTDTTRGVVYTEFTRNNALTLPANLQPTDTLAHQMMWEVEVVRVGNDNVAFRVGAVGEQRPFQWTAAP, from the coding sequence ATGCGTACATCGCGTACATCATTGCTGGCTGTACTTGGTTGCGCGTTATTGTTGGCGGGCTGTAACTTTGCCCTGGCTGTGGAGACGCCGCCAGTACCAACCGTGTCTCCGACAGCTACTGAACAGGTGGTGCCCTTGGTGACTGCTACGGCGACTGCCACGCCACCACCAATCGCTCAGATCACCCCCGCCAGCACACCAACACCGGTAACGCCTTCGGCTACCCCCACAATCACCGACACACCGGGGCCGTATGAGCATGTGATCCAGCCGAATGATCAACTCATTGCGGTAGTGCAGCAATACGGGCACTTTTCCCTGGATGTGTTGAGCGTTGTGGTGACGATGAACCCGAACGTGCCAAACCCGGACCGGCTGCCACCCCCTGGATCGGTGATCCTGATCCCACGTCCCACCGCTTCGCCTACACCTCCGGGCGGTGAACTCACAGCTACGGTCATCGCTCGCAATCCTCCCAGCGCTACACCGCCGTTGCTGACAATGATTCACACGGTTCAGGAGGGTCAGACCATCATCGGGATTGCTCTGCAGTACAACACCACGATGGCCATTCTGGCTGAACTGAATCCTCAGTTGTTCTGGTTTGGTTGCGATTTCACGATCGCCAGTGGCGGGGAGAACTGCAATCCGCAGTTGAGCATTGGCCAGGAGCTGGTAGTACCTATGCCAACCCCAACGCCTACGCTCTCACCCACACCGTCCGGTTTTGAGACACCTACGCCAACCCCCACGCCCGGCCCGGTCCGGCTGTTGTGGCCAGCAGCAGGCAGCATCATTGCTGGAGGCCCTTTGACCCTGCGCTGGGTATCGGTAGGCGTGCTGCAACCCGATGAGCTGTATCAGGTGACGGTGACGGATACGACGCGTGGTGTCGTGTACACGGAATTTACGCGGAACAACGCATTAACGCTGCCTGCTAACCTGCAGCCAACGGACACGCTGGCACATCAGATGATGTGGGAAGTCGAAGTCGTACGGGTGGGTAATGACAACGTAGCCTTCCGGGTCGGCGCTGTTGGAGAACAACGGCCGTTCCAGTGGACTGCCGCACCCTGA
- a CDS encoding GNAT family N-acetyltransferase, translating into MKLDIRTNDSVFTELASCWNTLLQHSHNNLIFLTLEWQRTWWEAYHPGELHVVVGKTDDGDVVAIAPWFIQHRDNQSVIRTIGCVDVTDYLDIIVKPEYAESFLNALADHVSSPHMRDVALQLCNIPARSLLLEQLPPLLEARGFATQVSLQEVCPVIHLPETWDDYLSLLNKKQRHELRRKMRRVSEQADWYIVDSRHDLQAETDTFLRLMAASTPEKSAFLADPLNATFFRLIIPRLYVAGWLKLCFLTINGEPAAAYFNLDYNNRILVYNSGQDVAQYGNYSAGIVLLAYCIRHAIESGREVFDFLRGDETYKYQLGGQDTQVFLLRAQRA; encoded by the coding sequence TTGAAACTCGACATCCGGACTAATGACAGCGTTTTCACTGAACTGGCCAGTTGTTGGAATACGCTTCTCCAGCATAGCCACAACAACCTGATTTTTTTGACACTGGAATGGCAACGAACCTGGTGGGAAGCCTACCATCCAGGGGAATTGCATGTCGTCGTCGGGAAAACCGATGATGGCGACGTGGTTGCCATCGCCCCCTGGTTCATTCAGCACCGCGACAACCAGAGCGTCATCCGCACCATTGGTTGCGTGGATGTTACCGATTACCTGGACATCATCGTGAAGCCAGAGTATGCTGAGAGCTTTCTGAATGCTCTGGCTGACCATGTCTCCAGTCCGCATATGCGCGATGTCGCGCTCCAACTGTGTAACATTCCGGCTAGATCGCTGTTGCTTGAACAGTTGCCTCCGCTGCTGGAAGCCAGGGGCTTTGCCACACAGGTTTCCCTGCAGGAAGTCTGCCCGGTTATCCACCTGCCGGAAACGTGGGACGATTACCTTAGCCTGCTCAACAAGAAGCAGCGCCATGAACTGAGGCGCAAAATGCGTCGTGTGAGCGAGCAGGCTGACTGGTATATCGTCGATTCCCGCCATGATCTTCAGGCTGAAACGGACACATTTTTGCGGCTTATGGCCGCCAGCACACCGGAAAAGAGCGCGTTTCTGGCCGATCCCCTGAACGCGACATTCTTCCGCTTGATCATTCCACGCCTCTATGTGGCAGGGTGGCTGAAGCTTTGCTTCCTGACCATCAATGGCGAGCCTGCAGCAGCTTATTTTAACCTGGACTACAACAACCGTATTCTGGTTTACAACTCCGGCCAGGATGTAGCGCAGTATGGCAACTACAGCGCGGGGATTGTGCTGCTGGCCTACTGCATTCGCCATGCTATTGAAAGCGGGCGTGAAGTCTTCGATTTTCTCCGGGGAGATGAAACGTACAAGTATCAGTTAGGCGGTCAGGATACGCAGGTTTTCCTGCTCAGAGCACAACGGGCGTAA
- a CDS encoding glycosyltransferase, with protein sequence MARTIQRIAMLSVHTCPLATLGGKKTGGMNVYVRDLSREFARQGIAVDIFTRSQDPCQPHINDTLADRVRVIHVPTGPETPLETTAVYPHLPQFVDNTLTYVADNHFHYDIIYSHYWLSGWVAHALRAVWGVPVAQMFHTLGHMKNRIAGEQTESSRQLRDIRVFTETDIMSWADVLIAATPAERAQMLWLYQAPRQKIRIVPPGVDLTHFQPMDQAVAKTAIGIPPQHRMLLFVGRIEKLKGIETLLQSVELIRSHHPEALRNVDVTIIGGDLAEAEEPDSELSRLQAMQQELQLHGLVSFIGARDQDRLRYYYNAAEALIMPSDYESFGMVALEAMACGTPVIASEVGGLAYLIRDGYTGFHVPVREPEALAQRILSILKHPDLRASMSQNARQVAQEYAWPLIAERLLEIFASLPTPVPDSRRPLTAV encoded by the coding sequence ATGGCTAGAACCATCCAGCGTATCGCCATGCTCAGTGTGCATACCTGCCCTCTGGCCACACTTGGCGGCAAGAAGACTGGCGGCATGAACGTCTACGTCCGCGATCTCAGCCGCGAGTTCGCCCGGCAGGGCATAGCCGTGGACATCTTCACGCGTAGCCAGGACCCCTGCCAGCCGCATATTAACGATACGCTCGCTGATCGCGTGAGGGTGATCCACGTCCCTACTGGTCCTGAGACGCCGCTGGAGACTACTGCCGTCTACCCGCACCTGCCCCAGTTTGTGGACAATACACTGACCTACGTGGCAGATAACCACTTCCATTACGACATCATCTACAGTCACTATTGGCTGAGCGGCTGGGTAGCTCATGCCCTGCGGGCCGTCTGGGGTGTGCCAGTGGCCCAGATGTTTCACACTCTGGGCCACATGAAGAATCGTATTGCTGGCGAACAAACAGAGTCATCACGCCAGTTGCGGGATATCCGGGTCTTTACCGAAACCGATATTATGTCCTGGGCTGATGTGCTCATCGCGGCAACGCCTGCCGAACGTGCCCAGATGCTCTGGCTTTACCAGGCCCCTCGTCAGAAGATCCGGATCGTACCCCCGGGGGTAGACCTGACACACTTCCAGCCGATGGATCAGGCCGTCGCCAAGACTGCTATCGGTATTCCGCCGCAACATCGCATGCTGCTTTTTGTTGGACGGATTGAAAAGCTAAAAGGCATTGAGACCCTGCTGCAGTCGGTTGAACTGATCCGCAGCCATCACCCAGAAGCCCTGAGGAATGTTGATGTAACAATTATTGGCGGTGACCTCGCTGAAGCCGAAGAACCTGATTCAGAGTTGAGCCGTCTACAGGCCATGCAACAGGAGTTACAGCTGCATGGTCTGGTTAGCTTTATTGGCGCCAGGGATCAGGACCGGCTGCGTTACTACTATAACGCTGCTGAGGCCCTGATTATGCCGTCGGATTATGAGTCTTTTGGAATGGTCGCTCTGGAAGCTATGGCCTGTGGGACACCGGTGATTGCCTCAGAAGTTGGCGGTCTGGCCTACCTGATTCGCGACGGTTATACGGGCTTTCATGTGCCTGTGCGGGAGCCAGAGGCGCTTGCCCAGCGTATCCTTAGCATCCTGAAGCATCCTGATCTGCGCGCCAGTATGAGCCAGAACGCGCGGCAAGTCGCCCAGGAATATGCCTGGCCCCTGATAGCCGAGCGCCTGCTGGAGATTTTCGCCAGTTTACCGACGCCTGTGCCAGACTCGCGCAGACCGCTAACCGCCGTATGA